The sequence CCGGACAGCTCCTGTTTTATCCGCATTGCCGATAAAGCGTCGGGAACATTGGATACAGAGAAGAGGACCGCAACATCGACGTCACTTCCCTTTTTGGCGAGCCCCCTGGCATGTGAGCCGAACAGATAAACGGCGGAGATGTTGTCAAAACCGCTGAAGAAGGCGCTGATATTTTTTTCTAGCTGGTCCATAAAACGTTCTCCAAACAGTGAATGTGCAATTCTCATGCCACTTATGCGACGATTCCCGTTGATCTCGGGGCACGTACAATTCCATGAATTACTTGGAGTTTCCATGATATGCTATACGATTACAAAACTCAAATCAAGCTCAAAACGATAATTGTGTCAATTCGTTGACGTCAGGGCGAGGCTGTTGATAAAATGCCGATTTGCCTGTCATTGCGAGGGCGAAGCCCGAAGCAATCTCCAGCAACTAATTGATTTCGGGAGATTGCCACGGCCCCTTCGGGGCCTCGCAATGACAAAGTCAACAGCCTCAGGGCAGATTTTATGCTTCGAGCGCAGTCGAGAAGACAAGGGCTCGCTAAATCGCAAAGGTTCGATCTGGAGAGGAAATTACATTTTATGGATTGGGCTATTTATGGATTCATCGTGCAATCGAGCTCGTCGCACAGACCGTCGTTATCGTGATCGAACACAAACGGACAGGGTTCGCCGGTAAGATCATTGCAGTCACTAGTACATTGTCTATTAAATTTTTACTGGTTGTCTTTAGCACAAGTGCACGTAACAATTTAATTTCTACCGACTTCGTCGATAAAAATTAAATTGACGATGCACTAGTAGGAGTCTATTCCGGAGACAGAATCGTATTCCGGATAAAATCCGCTCGCGCTCGGGACGCAAGCCGCCATTCTCGATCCTCCCGATCTGTCTCAATTCATCGAAACCATTGATTTTGTCATTCCGAGGGAGGAACGACCGAATGCTCCGGTGATTCAACGTGTTAAAAACGCTGGATCCTTCGCTAACGCCCCATTATTCATCAATACTTCGGTCCATAATTACTGGGAAGATATTTGGTGTACTGAAGTCCGGTGACTGGATCCGGCCTCGGTGCCGACATCGGTGCGGGCTTCGAATCCGACCACAAGCGACCTAGCATGGCAAACGCCTGTTCTACCCCCTGGCTTAAAAGCTTGAACTTGGACCAATCGACGGAAACAAAAGAATCTCCGCCGGCGGCACAGCCACTTGAATGTGGATCTTGTGGATCTCTGGTGGGAGGTTCAAAATCTAACTTTGCAACTGCACCTGCTCCCAGTAACGAAGCTACGTTTGCGGGTATCGCCATAGCTACCTCCTTAATTTAAGTTGGGGTCGATTAGATTCCTCATGAATCATCTTCCCGAACATTTAGTATTCATCAAGCAAATATCATGCCATCTTCTAAAAATAAAAAAACAATACTTTTCATCTAGTTATGAGACGCAGGAATTAGCCTGTTCAGTTTTCCGAACAATCACAAGCATAAAATCCCAAATTCGGGATTCCAAAATCGGAACATATTTACAAATGTCCTTATCACTCATCTATTACTATTATCGGTTGATCGCCAAAAAAGTTGCTAACTTTTTCCACCTTTGGTTTCCTAATTAGCTTATTGGCACCTCTAAAAACCCGTAAATTGCTCGTTCGTCCTGAGCCTGTCGAAGGATGAACCGTTATAAATCAACGTGTTGCAATTTTCNNNNNNNNNNNNNNNNNNNNNACGGTCTATTCTGCTTTTTATATCGGCCGTAATAGCCTGTACAAGCTCGTGCGTTGAACCTTCTTTTTTTGCCAGCTCAAATTTGTATCTGCCTTGAAATAAATGACCGACCTTTTTATGACGGCGATTGAATTTTTGTGTATAGGTAAATTGAAGCGCCTGCATTATTCGCGACAAGGACGTATCACCGGTCTCGATCAACATGTGCACATGATTTGGCATTAGCACATAAGCGTAGATAACGAATTGAAAGCGTTCCCTATAAAAATCAAGCCGCTCAAGGAAAAGTTTGTAATCTTCGCTGTCGATGAATGTCTTTTGCCGGTCATTGCCGCGCGTAATGACGTGATAGAATGCTCCGGGAAACTCTATCCTTGGTTTGCGGGCCACAGGGCATAGCTATGAAAATGTGAGACTCTTGTCAATACCGAATTACCGAAGCCTGACCCCGGTGTTCGGTTGTCGTTAAAAATATTTTGCCATCCTTGAAGTTAACATGTCGGGGAAAAGTTTGAGCAGTCTCCCCTTTTCGAACGCCATCTTTAGAAAGCGAACGGAGACGTTCCCCGGAAGCTTTGGTCTCTTTTTTCTTTCGACAAGCGAAAGAGCCTCTTTCTTGCAAAATTTAATGCAAGAACCGCAGCCAAGGCAGTTCTTTACGTCAACACGCGCCTTCTTCCCTTCCATCTTCACGGCCGATATCTGGCACATCTTGGCGCAGGCGCCGCATCCGTTGCAGTTATCTTCGTTCACTTTTAAGATGAACGGCGTCGGCGAGACCGCGTGGGGTATCTTTTTCTCAGTTATACCGGTGAGAAGCCCGCAACAGCATCCGCAACAGTTGCAGACGAATGATGGCGTGTTGCGGATATTGTCGGTAACGTGAATAAGCCCCTTCTTGCCGAGCTCTTTAACGAGCGCAAGAAGTTCTTCGGCGCTTGCTTTTCTTGCAAAGCCGCGCCTTATCGTGAAATCAGAAGCCTTGCCAAGGCTGATGCAGGTGCCTTCAAAACCGGCGCGTTTGCAGGGTTCCCCCAAAAGATGCGCCTGATGCCGACAAAAGCAGGTTTGAACGCCCCCTCCGCCGGCCGCCTTTATCACCTCCGTCACCTGCGCGTAGGTCATTACCTCGGAAGATATTGGCACGTCGTGCTCGATAAGCGCCCTTGTCATCTGGGTCTGCGAGCCAAAAACTTCCTTCCACAAATGTTCGTGTTCGTAGGCGTGAAGGAGCTCCGCCATCTTCTTCATGGGAAGCTCGTTGTGGGTCTTCATCAGGCTGAACTCTATGAAGCCTATTATGGAAGGGGTCAGGAACCAGTAGTGATGGCCCTCATCGAGTTTGAAATCGATAACGGCCCCCTTGTCGGCCATTTTTTCGAGCGTAGCCTCGGTCTTTTGAAGGCCCCACATGGCCCTTTTAGCCATTTCTCTCGTGGTCGCCTCTTTCATGGGGAAGAGCGACGCAAGGAGCGCCTCATCTGGCGTTAAGAATATGCTTAGAAACTCTCTTATCTCGGGCGCGTCGGGAAGGCCTATCGGGTAACTGTTAAGCCTGTCGATGAGCTTTACAAGGACCCTTTGATCGATCATGGAAGGGCCGCGTAGCACTTTTTTCCGCTAAAAGCAAGGGTCAGTTATGGGGCCACCTCTGAAAGTTATGGGCTTAGCTAATTCGATATTGAGACCTTTCGATAACATAAAATTATAATAAGCTAATTAGCGAAGCCTGACCCCGGTCCCTTCATATTCAAGGCCTCAATCAATGGCCAAACCGGCTGAAATAGGCGTTTCTAGACGGGAAACAGGCGATTTTAGGGGTGTCCTACGGGCGCCCGGGATGGTCAAAAAGGGCGTTTTTGAGTGACATGGAATGACACGTAAATGCCCTCTAAATAGTGGACATTTATCCCCAGTGGACATATTGGGGCACATAATAGCGCTGGAACTTAAAAACAGCTTTACTTTCTGTCAGAAGTGCGATATATTATTTCTGACAATAGAAAACGATAAATATGACAGAATCCATTGAGAGTAAAATCCTTCGTCGGATTATCGGCAAGAAAAAGGGATGGGTGTTTGCCCCAAGCCATTTTTTTGATCTTGGCAATCGTGCCGCTGTAGATCAGGCGTTGAGCCGGTTAGTCCGATCTGGTGACATTCGTCGATTAGCGCGTGGGCTTTATGATTATCCACGGAAGCATCCGGATTTTGGAGAGATGCCGCCAAGCGTTAATCGTGTTACTGCCGCGCTTGCTGAAAAAGATAATCTTAAGATTCAACCTTCCGGAGCATATGCGGCTAACTTGCTGGGGTTGTCCGATCAAGTACCGGCAAAGATTGCTTTATTAACAGACGGCTCTACCCGGGTGGTTCAAGTTGGTAACTGGCACATTATGTTTAAGAAGACGTCACCAAAGAATATGGCGACTGCCGGTCGCGTGAGCGGCTTGGTTATCCAGGCTTTACGTTACATGAAACAAAGAAATATCGATGAGAAAATTATTAATTCGCTTAAAAGAAGATTATCAGCCGAGGATAAAAAACAGCTTATGAGCGATATTCGTTATGCCCCGGCTTGGATAGGTGAAATATTTAAACGGCTCAATTCGTAGCAATTTCTTGGCTCTTAAGCCAGTAAGAACGGAGGACACATGAAAGAAATTTTAACTAAGGTTGATGAGGCTCAGGCAAAGATAAACGCATTGCGCCCCTTTAGCAATGAAATGAACCACCAGATAAAGGAATATTTTCGTATTGGGCTTACCTATTCAAGCAATGCGCTTGAGGGGAACTCTCTGACTATATCGGAAACAAAAGTGGTCATAGAGGATGGTCTCACCATCGCCGGAAAGCCGCTTAGAGATCATTACGAAGCAACAGGGCACAGTGACGCTTTCGATCACATGTATGCGCTTGCTACCGGGAAAACCATAACGGAAGAAGATATAAAGAAGTTGCACGCGCTCTTTTATCACCGCATCAAGGAAGAAGATGCCGGAGTGTATCGGAAGGTTCAGGCTATTATTACGGGTTCTCAATATCCTTTGCCTACACCAGACGCGCTTCCCGGAATGATGCAGAAATTTATTAAGGATTTGCCACGCTTAAAAAAAGACACCCATCCGGTTGTCTATGCCGCTAAGCTTCATAAGGAGTTTGTATTTATTCATCCGTTCGTTGACGGCAATGGGCGAGTGGCCCGACTTTTAATGAATGTGGCGCTTATGCAGGCAGGATATATTATCGCGGTCATTCCGCCGCTCAAACGGTCGGAATATATCAGTGCGCTTGAAAAAGCACATAAGAATGATGCGGATTTTATTAAGCTAATAGCGTCATGCGTCTATGAGACCCAGAATGATCTACTGCGCATGGCTAATGGAAAAAGTTAGGATGATTCTCGTCCTCGCAGGTAATAAAGATGAATTCGAAAAGTTCTTGGAGAACCGCGAGCCTAAGAACATTTTTCGGTTTATCACCAATGATTCGGATTATGCCGGGCATAAGAAATGCGATTTACTTCGTAAAAATATGGGGTCAGTTAAATATGGGCAGAGTAGAGAGCAGGTTAAAGGAACTTTAGACGCAACCTATCTGTTGCCGCCGCTTTCGCATGGCGGTGCCTCAATAGTNNNNNNNNNNNNNNNNNNNNNNNNNNNNNNNNNNNNNNNNNNNNNNNNNTTGCCCCTGCTTTGTGCCCTATCAAATGCGGAGATGAACTCGATAACTCCCAACACACGCTGGGCGGAGGAGCTTAATAAAAAGGCTTTAAATGCCTCTGCGAACGGGTCTGTTCTTGAGAGATCCGCCTATTCGATTAAGGAGTTCATCTCCGTTCATTACGATAATTCCCTTCCGGTCATAAGCCACAACATGCGTCGCCTGCTTCTTTTCAAGATACTTAAGGGCGTAAAGACCTCTTACTTCCGTCACATCTCCGGAGGCGTGATCAAGGTGGTTGCAAATGCCATATCGGAGCTAAAAAAGAACTCTATTACTCCCGCTAACCTCAGAGAGATACTTGAGACGCGAGGAGGACCCCGCGAGGCCGATCTTCTCGCCTCCTATGAGGCATACGAAAAGGCCTTGCTTGAACGTCAATTTAAAGATGAGGACGATCTATATCAGAACCTTAAGAACGTTAAATTTGATTCGCCCCCGGAGCTCAGAGGTTTTGACACCCTAAAGCCATGGATGAGGTCTTTAAATAACGGAAAGATAATCTTCTCTGATATCAAGACGCCTAAAAAAATAGAACCGGAGGTCCTCTCGCTCAACTCCCCCTTTGCCGAAAGAAAATTCCTTCGCGCCGAGATCGACGCCCTCTCAAAAGAGGGGCTAGCTCCGGAAGAGATAGCGGTCTATCTCCCCTCTCAGAGCCTCTTTGCATGGGAACTAGCTACCGCTTTCACCGAAGAGATCCAATTCTCTATTGCCCCATCTACGGTCTCCAGCTCCCTCTTTAATGAGCTCAACCTGCCGGAGGAGGCCTCTGTAAATGAGCTTATACAGATCTCATCCAAAAGACTTTCGGATATTTACGGTTCGCTTTCAAAGAACATGAACGACCGTCTTTCAGCAAGAGACCTCTATTTCATCGACACTATCAATAAGGACCTTACCCGTTTTCTTTTTGAGGCAAAAGAGATCGAAATGAACGAAAATATCTCAAGAGATGACTTTTTAGACATGCTCTCTGAGATAATGAACACGCCGCCCACCTGGCCGGAAAGGCTTCCCTTCCGGCTTGTCCCATGGGAGGACGCAGGGCTTTACGAACATAAAATAGCAATACTACCGCATATGAACGAAGGGATATTCCCAAGCCTTGGGGCCAAGATATCGTTCTTCTCTGAACCGGACACCCTAAGTACAAAGCCTGACACAAGGATAGATGAGATATTTCCCAAAAGAGAGACCGAGATCAAGTCGGCAGTTAGACGCTTTATGGCGGCATCAAGCGGCAAGACCGTGGCAACCTTCCACACGCATAATGCGAATGGCAAGGACGCCGCCCCTTCTCCTTTAATAATGAAATATGGGCACAAAAAAGCCCCTTTGGTCTCACCTTCAAGACCTATCCTCAGATCATCCTCATGCGGCACTAATTTTAGCGCCAAAGAACCGTTAGCCCTCCTTAAGGAGCAGGTTGAGGGGATGACCCACAGCGCCACCAAACTCGAAGAATACGGGAACTGCCCTTTCTCATTTTTTTGCAGGCGCATACTTAATATAGAGCCCCCCGATGAAATCACACCCGAAGTCCAGCCAAAGGACCGCGGAACATTGATTCATGAATCACTTGAGCTTTTCTTTATAACGCATTGTAATATATACAATAGTTACATATCCAAGGATACATCTGAAAGTGAACTTAAGAAGCTGGTCGTTTCCTCGGTCGAAAAGGCGTTTGAGGCAAGGCGGGATATAACCTCAAGGTACCATAAGGATATGGTCGAACATCTAAGGAGACGCGCCGTCTACTATATTACGGTGGCACTTGCGAACGAGGCTGAGATACTTAGAGGGGCAACGCAAAGGCCCAGCCGCTTTGAACTGGAGTTTAACGGCGAACTGACGGGGGGCGTTAAGATCAAAGGCTTCATAGACAGAATTGATTCGGACGATAGCACGTTCACGGTAATAGATTACAAGACCGGCGAAACCCCTTCCGTTAAGTCAGGGATAAAGAACGGCACAAAGCTTCAGATGCCTATCTATGCCTATATGGCCGAAAAGATCCTTAAAAAAGAACCGGCCGCGGCCCTTCTCTATTCTATTAAGGAACAGAAGCGAGCGACCGGCATCATAAAAAAGAGTCTTAAAGAGAACGTAATGGGGAAAAAGCCGTCTCGAATAACGGTAACCGATGATGAATGGAACGATCTTATAGAGACCGGAATAAACACGGCGATCAGATATGTCGACGATATAAAGAGCGGGCGTTTTGAATCGGCGCCGGAAAAATGCCCCGGTTATTGTGAATGGAAGGATGTGTGCAGGTATAAGCGCATGAGCGAATGAGCGCATCGATCATGAAACTGAGTAAAACACAATTAGAGGCGGTCAATTGCAAGGAGACGTTCATTGCCATCACGGCGGGCGCCGGCAGCGGTAAGACACGCGTCCTCGTTGAACGAGTAGCAAGACTTATCGACTCAAAAGAAGCGACCATGGACGACATCCTTGCGATAACTTTCACGGAAAAGGCCGCGTTGGAACTAAAAGAGCGTCTCACAAAGACGGTTGACGACGAGATCGCTATCTCTACCGCCTCTATCGGAACCTTCCACTCGTTCTGCGCAAAGATAATAAGGGATGACGCCCCCCTTCTGGAAATTGATCCGGATTTCGGCATACTGGAAGAACAGACCGCCGGGCTTTTACTGCGAAAGGCGGTGAAAGAGACGCTCCTCTCTCTGCTTGAAGATAACAATAAGAACGCGTGGCTCCTGATAGAGGAACTCGATTTTAGGGGTGCGGTGGATCTGATAGAAGAGTTGATAGATTATAGATGGCACTCGGAAAAGACCATAGGCCATAGACCAGAGGCCGGAGACCAAGAAGAGGTCGAGCGCGAGTCAAGATTGAGAGAGGCCGCCATGTTCTGTTTCGCCGCGGCAAATAAGGTCTATGCGGGCTTTAAGGGGGTCACCAATCTCGATTTTAGCGACCTTGAGATATTTGCCATTAGACTTCTGGAAAACAGGGATGTGCAGAAAAGATACCAGAAACGCTTCAAACACATTCTGGTCGATGAATTTCAGGATATAAACGATACGCAGAGCTACATGATATCGCTTCTTTTTAAAGATGGCGCAAATCGCCTGACCATCGTCGGTGACGAGAAGCAGTCCATCTACAGGTTTCGCGGCGCCAACGTAAATGAGTTCAAAAAGGCGCTAGGCCGTGCAAAGAAAAAGATAGTCCTTAAAGAGAACTTCCGCTCCAGCCCGAGCATCATAGGTTTCGTCAATGACATGTTACCTCATTTTGAACCCCTCACATTTCCTAAAGACAAGGAGTTGGGGACTTTGGTGGAGACCTTGCCGATAACATCGGATGAGGACGCAAGATCGGACGATAGGCGCGAAAATGAGGCCAAGGAACTCGCCCGCATCATCCCTTCCCTTAAAGGAGAGACCGCCCTTCTATTCAATTCTCTCAAGAGCTCTCAGATATATACCAAGGCGCTTAATGAAGCGGGTATCAGCCATATTGTGGCCGGCGGGAGCGCGTTCCTCGAAAAAGAAGAGGTCGTAGACATCATCAACGCCCTAAGGGTGACCATCGATAAGAACGATGTGTTGGCGCTTTTGGGTATTGCACGATCTCCCTACATCGGCCTCACCGACGAAGAGCTCTTCCTTCTCTGCCGCACCGGCGATAAGGAGATGCCCCTCTATGACAAGATCTCCAAACATCCCAAAAGCTCATTTTTAATAACGATGGACGAGATCTCGTGTAGCCTTTCAATTTCAGAGCTTATAAGGGCATATGCCAAGGACGGCATGACTGACGACCTGGAAAAACTCTGCCATATTGCGAATGATGTAGGCATGAAGGAAAAGATCTCGCTTAAGGATTTTATTGAATATTTAAAAGACCTGAAGAAAAAGGAAGGCGGTATACCCGAATTTCCAAAAGGTGCCGGGGACCTACTTTTAATGACCATCCATCAGGCTAAAGGTCTTGAGTTCGATAACGTCATCCTGTGCGACACTATAAGGCAGAGGCGAAAAGATTCAAAGAAATGGTGTTTTATCAGAGGGGTCGACGGCGGACTTGCATTTAAACTGACGCCGGAGGATAATCCTGTGGGAGATCGCATAGAAACGCCGGAGTATAAGATGCTCAGCGAAAGGAACGATGCCGAGGATAAGGATGAAAGGGAGAGGCTCCTTTACGTCGCCATGACA comes from Deltaproteobacteria bacterium CG11_big_fil_rev_8_21_14_0_20_49_13 and encodes:
- a CDS encoding cell filamentation protein Fic; the protein is MKEILTKVDEAQAKINALRPFSNEMNHQIKEYFRIGLTYSSNALEGNSLTISETKVVIEDGLTIAGKPLRDHYEATGHSDAFDHMYALATGKTITEEDIKKLHALFYHRIKEEDAGVYRKVQAIITGSQYPLPTPDALPGMMQKFIKDLPRLKKDTHPVVYAAKLHKEFVFIHPFVDGNGRVARLLMNVALMQAGYIIAVIPPLKRSEYISALEKAHKNDADFIKLIASCVYETQNDLLRMANGKS
- a CDS encoding (Fe-S)-binding protein, which codes for MIDQRVLVKLIDRLNSYPIGLPDAPEIREFLSIFLTPDEALLASLFPMKEATTREMAKRAMWGLQKTEATLEKMADKGAVIDFKLDEGHHYWFLTPSIIGFIEFSLMKTHNELPMKKMAELLHAYEHEHLWKEVFGSQTQMTRALIEHDVPISSEVMTYAQVTEVIKAAGGGGVQTCFCRHQAHLLGEPCKRAGFEGTCISLGKASDFTIRRGFARKASAEELLALVKELGKKGLIHVTDNIRNTPSFVCNCCGCCCGLLTGITEKKIPHAVSPTPFILKVNEDNCNGCGACAKMCQISAVKMEGKKARVDVKNCLGCGSCIKFCKKEALSLVERKKRPKLPGNVSVRFLKMAFEKGRLLKLFPDMLTSRMAKYF